The Mucilaginibacter rubeus genomic interval GTGTTTTATACGTTTTTTAATTGCGTTCTCAATGCGCTCAAGCAATGTTGCCTTATGCGTGATCCGCTGCATCTTTTCTTCGTACTCTTTTTGTTTTTCGGCTGGATCAAAAAGCATGGCGGTACACATGCAGTTTTTGCGGCCTTTGCTGGTTAAAATGTCAAAGTTTACGCAGCTTTTGCAGCCTGCCCAAAAGTTTTCGTCCTGGGTAAGTTCAGAGTAGGTTACCGGTTCGTAGCCAAGCTCCGAGTTGATTTTCATTACCGCTAAACCGGTTGTTAAGCCGAATATTTTGGCATCAGGATATTTGGTGCGCGATAACTGAAAAATGCGGTGTTTAATAGCTTTAGCTAATCCCGCTTTACGAAACTGTGGATTAACTATAAGGCCCGAGTTGGCAACAAAGTCGCCATGGCTCCAGGTTTCAATATAGCAGAAACCGGCCCAGGTGCCATCTTTATGAAGAGCTATAACAGCTTTGCCTTCCAGCATTTTATTAGCAACATATTCGGGCGAGCGTGTAGCTATACCGGTTCCGCGAGCTTTGGCCGATTCGGCCATTTCATCGCATATCATGGTAGCATAGTCTACATGCTGTGCAGTAGCAACCTGAATATCAAAATCTTGTATTGTCATTTAAATAGATAATTACCGTGAAATTAATCGGCTTTTTAAAGCCTTAAATAATTAGATGGTTTTCTTAAAAAGAAGTTTAAAAAACTCTTTTTGTGTGGGCAGAGGAGAAATTAATTCAAGCCCGCGGCATGTAGGTCCTTCGTCGGAGAGGGCAGTTTAAAAAAACAGTTGAACCCAAGGCAGCAGCAACCGGAGCAAAACTTGCTCTTGTAGCGGGCTTATTTAAGCTTGGTATATTCATTTTTTTATTGAATTACTGTGTTTTTAATTTCGCTGCAAAATAGACTATAAAATTTTATTTATACAAGAAAAAAATGCGATTATTTGATGTTGGTTAAATGGTTGATTAAGTTGATTGAGTGAGTGGTTGGTTTATTGTGATAACTTGCAGATTTACAGCAATAACTATTCACTCAATCAACTTAATCAACCATTCACCTACCAGCCATAATATCCGCAATAATCATATCCGCGTGGATGCGTGAGTTTTCAATGAACCAAAGGTGCGTATCCAGGCCGCCGCAAACAACTCCTGCAAGGTATAAACCGGGCATATTTGTTTCCATGGTTTCGGGGTTGTACTGAGGGATAAATTTATCTTCGGAAAGGATGATGCCAAGCTTTTTCAAAAACTCAAAATTGGGTTTGTAGCCGGTCATCGCCATCACAAAATCATTGGGTATAGTAATGAGTCCATCGGGAGTTTTGATATCTACCTCGGTTTCACGAACGGCTTCCAAATTGGAATTGAAATAAACTTTGATGCTGCCTTCTTTAATACGGTTAATGATATCGGGCCTTACCCAATATTTAACCCTGTGGCTTACTTCGCTGTCGCGGATCACCAGCGTAACATCGGCTCCTTTACGGTAAGTTTCGAGTGCGACGTCGATAGCCGAATTGCTTGAACCCACTACAACTACCTTTTGCAGGGTGTAATAATGTGGATCCTGGTAGTAGTGTTTTACTTTAGGCAACTCTTCGCCGGGGATATCAAGGTTAACTGCTATGTCATAAAACCCAGTTGATAGGATCACTTTTTTAGCACGATAGGTATCCTTTTTTGTGGTGATCATATAGTGGCCATCTTCGGGCTTTACCTCAGTAACTTCCTCAAAAAGATGAATGGGCAAGTTGTTGGATAAGGCTACGCGGCGGTAATATTCAAGCGCATCAGCGCGGTTTGGTTTGGTATGAGTTGTAACAAATGGCACCCCGCCAATTTCCAGTTTCTCTGAGGTGGAAAAAAAAGTCATGGTTGAAGGGTAGTTGTACAACGAGTTTACCAGCGTGCCTTTTTCAATGATAACAAAACTTAAACCGGCTTTTTGTGCTGCAAGTCCGCAAGCCAAACCAATAGGACCGCCGCCAATAATGAGTATATCGAGCATTTATGTACAATTAAGAAATTAAAGAAATCATGAACCGGTGTAGGTTCTGGCATTTTGCCGGTGCGGCAAAAATAAGAAAATAAAAAAGGGTAAGCTACTTTTATCGCGCCGCTCAACTCTCTACCCTTGCTGTGTTCCCACCCTGGGGGAGTTCAAGAGGAGCTGGCCGTAAAAGACTTACCCCGGCGCAAATATAGAAAAAGGTAGCGTTTATGATTAAGAAAATGTTAAAAAAGGCTTATCTGTTGATTTATAGAGGGATAATTTTTAAATTGCCTTGTTGAAGCAAGATTATCAAGCATTGTTAGCTCATTTTCGCCACCCCGAAACTCAAACTCTCGGTAAGTTTTGGCATGCTGATCGATATCCAACAGTAAATTTTTCAAAATAGTAAGCCGGTCGACAACAAATTTTACCTTCATTTCTCTCTTTTGAAAATAGGGCCAAAGCCTTTCAAATTGTTCTGGCGTTATAGCCCTTGCCACGGTGATATGAGGTATAGTACTGCTATCACCAACTATATCCTTGAGTAATTTAAGCCAATATTGGTTTTGTTCCGACAGTTTGAGCTTTGCAAAAATGGTTTTATTGTAATTGTTACCTTCATTGAAACAATCAAACCCGTCTATCTCAAAAACAACGGATGGTAGCAGGCCAAGTTTCCGGCCCAGGAAAGAGAAACCCTGAACGTCCACATCCAGCGGTTTGCGTGGATAATTATTTATGGTGATATGCGCCCTGGCATGCATGCTTGGGTAGTTGCCAATTAGGCGTTTTGATTCGCTTTTTAATTTACGGATCATGAAATCGACATGATCTGGTATCGGAAGGATAAAATGATAAAATGCGTAGTCCATGATTATTAAATTTTAATTAAACAAATTGATTTGATCGGGATCGCCGACTTTAAGTAGTTCCAGTTCATCGCGGGTATAGCCCGGGCCGGCCATGTTTTTAAACTCAAAAACTTTAAACTTATCCCATTTGGCAAAAGCGTCAAGCGTATCGCGTTTTAATATGGTAAGCTCTTTTACCCAAAATGGTTCAAGCAGCTTTTTATGCCTGAAATGGGGCCAAAGCGCATCAAAATCTTTTTCAGGGATGTCGCGCACTACCGTTATGTGTGGGATAAGATTCTTTTTGATGCGCAGCTTCTTTTTTAAGGTGTTAAACCATTCATCAGTAGCAGGGGTGGCGCGGATACTGGCATAAATAGTCATGCGGTTGTGCAGATGGGAGAAGTGATAAAATCCATCAAGGTGCAACAATACTGGTGGCAAAATATTCAATGCTTGTTCCATTAATTCCAGGTTTTTATCGGCCATAAAAGGCTTTTGTCTTTCCAGATGCTGGATAGATATATGAGCCGGCGAATCCATACTTTTATAATTGCCGATAAGTCTCGCTGATGCTTTTTTGTAGCGTGCAATCTCATGTTTCACCGTTTCGGGCGGCGACAATAACATCAGGTAGTCTTCATATATACTCATCTGGCTAACAATTTCTTTAATTCAAAATTGCTAAAAAAATTAGCAAGATATCAAATTTATTTTCATTTTTGTTGTGTGGAAGCTAAACGTCATATCGTTCATATCGACCTTGATTCATTCTTCGTTTCGGTGGAGCGGAAGTTTCATCCCGAACTGATCGGTAAGCCGGTGATCATAGGTGGTTCGCCCGAAAGGGGAGTAGTGGCGTCATGTAGTTACGAGGCGAGGGCATTTGGTGTGCACTCGGCTATGCCAACCAAGCAGGCGCTTAAGCTTTGTCCGCATGCCATCCTCATCAGAGGTTCACACGGACGCTATGGCGAAGCTTCGCGCGAGGTTACACAGATCATTCATGATACTGTTCCTTTGTATCAAAAAACATCGGTTGATGAGTTTTACATCGATTATACCGGGATGGACCGCTTTTTTGACTGCTACCACGAAGCTACTAAGCTGAGACAGAAGATCATTAAAGACACCGGGTTGCCAATCTCCTTCGGCATGGCATCGGGCAAAACCATTGCTAAAATGGCTACCAATCAGGCCAAGCCCAACGGGCAAATGTTTGTAAAGCATGGCGATGAGCTGAAGTTTTTAGCTCCGCTTAATATAGGTAAGATTCCCGGCCTGGGCGAGAGCACCCGTAATAAGTTATATCAATATGGCATTGAGAAAATTGGCGATCTGCAGCGTACGAATATTCGTTTTTTGGAAACAATTTTTGGCAGGTATGGTCATTCGCTTTGGGAAAAAGCTAACGGTATAGACCATAGCGAAATCGTATCTCATTCCGATAGGAAATCCATTAGCACAGAACATACTTTTCATACCAATGTATCTGATCCCCGTACGCTTGAAACCACGCTGGTGTCCATGACTGAGGAGCTGTCGTCCAAATTACGGCGGGAAAATAAGCTTTCGTCTTGCCTGGCTATCAAACTACGTTATGGCAATTTTGAAACACATACCCAGCAACAAAAAATAGCGCTTACTGCAGCAGAGCATATCCTGATTCCCGGCGTTAAGAATTTGCTGAAAATGGCCTGGGACCAGCACCGGCCAATCAGGCTGATAGGCGTGCGCTTAAGCGATCTCTGCACAGGAAGCTACCAAATCAATCTGTTTGAAGATAATGAGGAACGCATTAAACTTTACCAGGCCATGGATCAGATCAATTTTAAATTCGGGGATAAGACCATCTGTCGTGCCGCAGGAATGGAAATCGGCACAAGGAATTTTAATCCGTTTATGCGAGGCTGACCGTTGATTATTTTTGATTGCGTTGATTACGCTGATACTTATGTGTGTATAAAAACTAAAATTCTTCAGCCGCCGCTTGGCTCCAGCCGAGTGGCAATTATCAAGCGGCTTCTGGCCGCCGTGGGAAATATTTTTTGTCTGCTCAGTGTCTCTTGGAGAGGGCAAAAAAAACTTGTCATTTCGAATGAGCTGGTGGGGCTTTAGCGTAGGGGCGAAAGAGAAATCTTATACGCCAAGCAAGCCGCTGAGTATAGCGTATAAGATTTCTCCTCACGCTATCGCACTGTCCCTCGCGTGTTCGTCGAAATGACAGCGGGAATTAGGTAATCGAATTTTTTCTTAAGCCCTCCCCAAGGGGAGGGTTGGGTGAGGTTTTCAACCAATGGTCAAAGGTTTTTTACCGTTGGTCAAAGTAATTTTATGGGGTGGAAGGGAGTGGTTTCTTTTGATAAAAAAGAAGAAATTATGGAAACCACACAACGTCAAACTTACCTCGATTGGTTGAGGATTCTGTCAATATTAGGGGTGTTATTTTTTCACTCGGCAATGCCTTTTGTTGCTGAAGATGGCTGGCATATTAAAAACCACGAAACCAGCAACCTCATGATGGAGTCAAATCATTTTTTGCACCTTTTTCGCATGCCGCTGCTCTTTTTTATTTCAGGTACCGTGAGTTACTACATGATGCAGCGGCGTTCTACGCTCAGTTTTATCGGCTTGCGCTTCCGCCGGCTTTTTATTCCGCTTTTGGTGGGCATGTTCATCATTGTACCGCCGCAAATTTATATGGAACGCTTAGTCAATGGTTACAAAGGATCGTTCCTGGATTTCTACCCCAGTACATTTAGTTTTCAGCCTTATCCCAAAGGAAATTTTAGTTGGCACCACCTTTGGTTTATCGCCTACCTTTTTATTTACGATCTGATATTCGCACCATTGTTCGCCTGGATGATCTCGCCAAAAAGTGACGGATTTAAACAAAAACTAACTGTGTTGGCTACCGGAAAATGGGTTTATTTATTGATGCTTCCCGGAATCCTCTGGTTTACTTTTACCAGTTGGGACCTCCCCGAAACTAACGACCTGATACATGATGGCAGTTACTTTGTTTACTGGTTGTTTTTTCTGCTGGCGGGTTTTATTTGTATCCTGCAGCCCAAACTGATGGATAGCCTTGAACGCAACCGTCGTTTTGCATTAACCATTGGCTTTTTAAGTTTGATGATGTGGGAAGTCATGCGTTGGAACGGCGTTGAACCATTGCATGCCAACTGGCCTTTTCAAAATATTGCATTCTCTTATGCCTTTACTGCATTAAGGCCAATTATCGCCTGGGGATGGGTGCTTGCTTTGGTTGGCTATGGTAAACATTATTTTAACCGCAGTCACAAAGTGCTCGGTTATTTAAACCAGGCGGTATATCCATTTTACATATTGCACCAAACCGTTATTGTTTTAGTGGCTTATTATATTGTACAGGTTCAAAATGAAAGTATCCTTTCCAAATACATTTATACTGTGGGTATTACCTTTTTTGTATCTGTACTTATTTATCATTTGCTGATAAGGCCTTATAATTTAGCCCGCTTTTTGTTTGGCATGAAACCCAAGGATAAGCCGGAAGCGTTGTCGGCCAATACGGTAACTGAACTTAAGCCACAACCTGTCCTTTCTGTTTGAAATTTGTAATTTGCTGATATGAAATTTTTCAGGAAATACATTTTTCCGGCATTGTATGGCCTGTTGGTATATTTTACCATCAGGCTGTTACATGATACAGACCTTGGCCAGCATTTTTGGAAAAGGGATTTCTATGTCAATGGCATTGAAATGGCCTGTTCGATATTGGTGGGCTATCTGGCAATCTATCTTTTTGAGTGGCTTTTTAGGTACTATGACAGTCATTGGGGTGCGCCATTATCTTACCGGGACGTTGTACGGGAACTGATCATCTTGGTAGGTGTAAACCTAATATTGGTAAACGTTGTATTTGTCCCGATGGATATGGCCCTGCACGTAACCCAGGGTATTGATGAACTAATGCCCTGGGCAGATGTGGCCGATATTAATATGATACCCACTTTGTACGCTATTATTTATTACGGCGTTGCGCGTAGCAGCACCTGGCTGAAGGCCTACGTAAATAATAAGATGCAACTGGAAAAATTAACCAATGATCAGCTGGAAACCGAACTGAAGTTTTTAAAGGCGCAATACCATCCGCATTTTTTGTTTAACGCCTTAAACACCATCTATTTTCAGATGGATGAAGATGTGCCCGGCGCAAAAAAAAGTACAGAACTACTGTCAAGTTTGTTGCGTTATCAGCTTTATGATCAGCAACAACAGGTAACTGTAAAACAGGAGCTGGAGTACCTGGAAAATTATATCAGGCTGCAACAGATACGGGCGAGCAGCAGAATGCAGTTGAATGTTCATTTTGATGAACGCTTAAGCGATCAATTAATTTATCCGTTGCTTTTATTGCCGCTGGTTGAAAACGCCTTTAAATACATTGGCGGAGCGTACAAAATAACCATTGATGGAAGCATTATCGATGGTAAGTTTGTATTTAAAGTTTATAACGATGTACCGGTAAATATGAAAGCGCCGGATAATTACAGCGGCATTGGTTTAGAAAACCTGAGCCGGAGGTTGCAACTACTTTATCCGGGCAAACATCAGCTCAACACAGGTCGTGAGAATGATCATTATACCGCAGTACTTGAATTGAATATATAAATTATGGCATTAATTAGCTGCATTATTACCGACGATGAGCCCTTTGCCCGTAAAGGGCTGGAGGGCTACGTTACAAAAGCCGGATTTTTTGATCTGAAAGCTCAATGTGAAGATGCTATGGAATTGGGCGCTTTGCTGACACAACAATCTGTTGATCTGTTGTTTCTTGATATCCAGATGCCGCATTTAACAGGTGTTGAGTTTATCCGTTCGATGCCAAATCCGCCAAAAGTGATATTTACTACCGCGTTTAAAGAATACGCTACCGATGGTTTTGATCTGGATGTGCTCGACTACCTGCTTAAACCTATACCGTTTGAGCGCTTTATGAAGGCAGCTTTTAAAGCTAAAGACTATTTTGATTTGAGAAATAACGCGGGCACAGTTGATTACATCTTTGTTAAAAGCAATGGCAAGCTCGAAAAGATAATTTTCGACGATGTGTTATTTATCAAAGGAATGGAGAATTATGTTGAGATCTATACATCTGCCCGTAAAATAATAACTCATAGTACCCTGCGGGCTTTCGCCGATAAGCTGCCGGCCCGTAAATTTATGCAAACGCATAAGTCGTACATAATCGCCAGTAATAAAATTACCTCTATAGAAGGGAACATGCTGAATATTGGCGAATTTGAAGTGCCAATTAGCAGGCAGTTAAAAGATCAGGTGTTGCATGCGCTGATTAATCAAAACAGATGATCTTAAGTCGAAAGTCTTGAGTCGAAAGTTCTAAGTCAGATTGTAAAACCTAAATCTTTCTAATCAAATTGCTCCTGCAGGCGTACTAATCTGTCAATCATCAGGTTTAGTTTCTCCTCTTCGTTTTTAAACATACGTGGTTTAAGGTAAAAGGTGGTAAACAAAAACCAGATTGCAATCGAACTATAAGTCACTATTTTGAAAGCTAAAGATGAGTGTTCAAGTACTTCAACAAAGTACATAGCCAACCCTGCGCTTATCATGAGTATATAGATATAATAAAACCAACCTATCACCTTCGAACGGCTTTTTTGGTATTCTTTAAGGCTGTGTAAGTATTCGGTTGGGTTTAAAGTTGCGTCCTGTTTGCTCAGGATATGATAATGCCGTAAAATTAAAGAGAGGTACATGAGCATTGTAACCAATACTATTAATATACCTACAGTGGTTACGGTTGATTTAAATGCCAGGAAAAATGTAACAATAAACGCGAATGCCGCGATGACCACCATGGCCACTATAGTCCAGTACAACTTAGTAGTTATGCTGCGAATCCCCTTCTTTACCTGCTTCAGCACCTCATCCACCGAAAGCTGATCTGGCTTTGGCTGTCCCTGCCAAACCGACATCAAATGATCAAAGTCTTTCATACTGGTTATATAACTCTGTTAATTTTTGTTTAATACGATAAATTTTCACCCTCAAGTTCCCTTCTGATATACCCGAAATTTCGGCAATTTCGGGGTATGGCACCTCATCAAGTACCATGGTTATAATAATCCTTTCTGATTCTTCCAGTTTTGAAATACACTTATATAGTAAAGCAACCTGCTCGTTTTTATCCGATAGTTCTTCGCGCTTTGTTTCTGCTAATTGTGGAGTAAGCTCGTCTTTGGCCTGGCGTTTTTCCGAGCGCAAATAGGTTAAACAGGTATTTACAGCAATCCGGTAAATCCAGGTTGATATCATGGCCTGGTTACGGAATTTGTCTAAATTTTGCCAAACCTTTAAAAAGGTTTCCTGTAGCAGGTCGTTGGCAGCATCGTCATCGCCGGTATAACCATAGCACAGATGGAATATCTTTTTAGAATTAGCTTCATATATCTGCTTGAATGCTGCTTCTTTGTTGGCCACTTCAGTTAATTTTATATTTAGACGATGTTAAGCTTTGTATGTTACAACAAATGATCATTCTTTTTAAACCAGCCCAGCTTAGTTTCAGCATCACTTATTAAATTGTTGTAACTGTCCTGGTAATCAAACTGAAGGTCCTCATGTAGTTTACCAATTAATCCACGGATTTTTTCTACCTGACGTGTTAGTATTAGCCTTAAAGGTTTGTATGAGGTGCGCCTGTCGGCATATTCAACGTAGTTTTCGCAAAAATTGATCAATAATTCAATTTCGGCACCTTTTGAAGTCATGAACTTAGTGTACTTACTTAGCAACCTCAATATTTTACGCATGCCTTTTGCGGCGTTATAACTTAATGACGACAGCTGGCTGAACATAAATCCGGCTTCGGCCTTTACCTTTTCAATAAAGGCGGCTTCATCATGAGCTTCAAAGAGCAGGTAGGCGAGAAGCTCTTTGTTTTCCTTTTTATAGCGCGCTAAACTGAGCATTAATTCGGCCAGCTGCTCGTTGGGCAGGTGCTGAATTTCCTTTTTTATATGCTGTAGTCCGTAGGCTGTAGTAGTCATATTGTAAATAAGCGGGCAAAATACTAATTGTTTTTATAAAGTATGATAATGCTAAAACGTGGTAAGATGTTTTATTTGCCTAACGTGAGTTAGTGTAAAATAGAATATTCCGAAGCCTGTTTAAACCGACCGTAAATTTTGTAGTTTTGCAGGCTTATTAAATTAAATGAAAAAAAGCAGACTGACGCTCTTCATTTTTATCGCACTGGTTTTGGGTGTGGTAGCCGGTTATATTTATAACACTTACGTTTTTGCCGATCTCAATAAACAGCTTAGTACCGCCAGTACAACTATTAAAAGTATCGACAAAAATATAGAAGCATTATCCGATACTACCGTATCAGCCTATAAAGATCTTAAACTACAAAGAATTGCCCAGGTAAAACTTCAAAGTCAGGCAACCGATGCCCGCGAAGACAAGCTTGAGCTATACAATATCCTGAGCAAGATTTTCCTTAACCTGATAAAAATGATTGTGGCTCCGTTGGTGTTCACCACATTGGTGGTAGGTGTTGCCAAGGTAGGAGATATTAAAGCCGTTGGCCGGATAGGGGGTAAAACGATGCTCTGGTTCATCAGTGCAACGCTGGTATCCCTGTTATTAGGAATGCTGTTGGT includes:
- a CDS encoding GNAT family N-acetyltransferase, giving the protein MTIQDFDIQVATAQHVDYATMICDEMAESAKARGTGIATRSPEYVANKMLEGKAVIALHKDGTWAGFCYIETWSHGDFVANSGLIVNPQFRKAGLAKAIKHRIFQLSRTKYPDAKIFGLTTGLAVMKINSELGYEPVTYSELTQDENFWAGCKSCVNFDILTSKGRKNCMCTAMLFDPAEKQKEYEEKMQRITHKATLLERIENAIKKRIKHDV
- a CDS encoding YpdA family putative bacillithiol disulfide reductase, giving the protein MLDILIIGGGPIGLACGLAAQKAGLSFVIIEKGTLVNSLYNYPSTMTFFSTSEKLEIGGVPFVTTHTKPNRADALEYYRRVALSNNLPIHLFEEVTEVKPEDGHYMITTKKDTYRAKKVILSTGFYDIAVNLDIPGEELPKVKHYYQDPHYYTLQKVVVVGSSNSAIDVALETYRKGADVTLVIRDSEVSHRVKYWVRPDIINRIKEGSIKVYFNSNLEAVRETEVDIKTPDGLITIPNDFVMAMTGYKPNFEFLKKLGIILSEDKFIPQYNPETMETNMPGLYLAGVVCGGLDTHLWFIENSRIHADMIIADIMAGR
- a CDS encoding 2'-5' RNA ligase family protein; the protein is MSIYEDYLMLLSPPETVKHEIARYKKASARLIGNYKSMDSPAHISIQHLERQKPFMADKNLELMEQALNILPPVLLHLDGFYHFSHLHNRMTIYASIRATPATDEWFNTLKKKLRIKKNLIPHITVVRDIPEKDFDALWPHFRHKKLLEPFWVKELTILKRDTLDAFAKWDKFKVFEFKNMAGPGYTRDELELLKVGDPDQINLFN
- the dinB gene encoding DNA polymerase IV, producing MEAKRHIVHIDLDSFFVSVERKFHPELIGKPVIIGGSPERGVVASCSYEARAFGVHSAMPTKQALKLCPHAILIRGSHGRYGEASREVTQIIHDTVPLYQKTSVDEFYIDYTGMDRFFDCYHEATKLRQKIIKDTGLPISFGMASGKTIAKMATNQAKPNGQMFVKHGDELKFLAPLNIGKIPGLGESTRNKLYQYGIEKIGDLQRTNIRFLETIFGRYGHSLWEKANGIDHSEIVSHSDRKSISTEHTFHTNVSDPRTLETTLVSMTEELSSKLRRENKLSSCLAIKLRYGNFETHTQQQKIALTAAEHILIPGVKNLLKMAWDQHRPIRLIGVRLSDLCTGSYQINLFEDNEERIKLYQAMDQINFKFGDKTICRAAGMEIGTRNFNPFMRG
- a CDS encoding acyltransferase family protein, whose amino-acid sequence is METTQRQTYLDWLRILSILGVLFFHSAMPFVAEDGWHIKNHETSNLMMESNHFLHLFRMPLLFFISGTVSYYMMQRRSTLSFIGLRFRRLFIPLLVGMFIIVPPQIYMERLVNGYKGSFLDFYPSTFSFQPYPKGNFSWHHLWFIAYLFIYDLIFAPLFAWMISPKSDGFKQKLTVLATGKWVYLLMLPGILWFTFTSWDLPETNDLIHDGSYFVYWLFFLLAGFICILQPKLMDSLERNRRFALTIGFLSLMMWEVMRWNGVEPLHANWPFQNIAFSYAFTALRPIIAWGWVLALVGYGKHYFNRSHKVLGYLNQAVYPFYILHQTVIVLVAYYIVQVQNESILSKYIYTVGITFFVSVLIYHLLIRPYNLARFLFGMKPKDKPEALSANTVTELKPQPVLSV
- a CDS encoding sensor histidine kinase, giving the protein MKFFRKYIFPALYGLLVYFTIRLLHDTDLGQHFWKRDFYVNGIEMACSILVGYLAIYLFEWLFRYYDSHWGAPLSYRDVVRELIILVGVNLILVNVVFVPMDMALHVTQGIDELMPWADVADINMIPTLYAIIYYGVARSSTWLKAYVNNKMQLEKLTNDQLETELKFLKAQYHPHFLFNALNTIYFQMDEDVPGAKKSTELLSSLLRYQLYDQQQQVTVKQELEYLENYIRLQQIRASSRMQLNVHFDERLSDQLIYPLLLLPLVENAFKYIGGAYKITIDGSIIDGKFVFKVYNDVPVNMKAPDNYSGIGLENLSRRLQLLYPGKHQLNTGRENDHYTAVLELNI
- a CDS encoding LytR/AlgR family response regulator transcription factor — protein: MALISCIITDDEPFARKGLEGYVTKAGFFDLKAQCEDAMELGALLTQQSVDLLFLDIQMPHLTGVEFIRSMPNPPKVIFTTAFKEYATDGFDLDVLDYLLKPIPFERFMKAAFKAKDYFDLRNNAGTVDYIFVKSNGKLEKIIFDDVLFIKGMENYVEIYTSARKIITHSTLRAFADKLPARKFMQTHKSYIIASNKITSIEGNMLNIGEFEVPISRQLKDQVLHALINQNR
- a CDS encoding RNA polymerase sigma factor; its protein translation is MANKEAAFKQIYEANSKKIFHLCYGYTGDDDAANDLLQETFLKVWQNLDKFRNQAMISTWIYRIAVNTCLTYLRSEKRQAKDELTPQLAETKREELSDKNEQVALLYKCISKLEESERIIITMVLDEVPYPEIAEISGISEGNLRVKIYRIKQKLTELYNQYERL